In Providencia rettgeri, the following proteins share a genomic window:
- the dapD gene encoding 2,3,4,5-tetrahydropyridine-2,6-dicarboxylate N-succinyltransferase → MQHLQAIIEQAFEERANITPNTVSSSVKQAVLDTIALLDNGKLRVAEKIAGVWVTHQWLKKAVLLSFRIQDNQVIDGAESRYFDKVPMKFADYDQARFEKEGFRVVPPAAVRKGAYIAKNSVLMPSYVNIGAYVDEGSMVDTWATVGSCAQIGKNVHLSGGVGIGGVLEPLQANPTIIEDNCFIGARSEVVEGVIVEEGSVISMGVYLGQSTKIYDRETGEIHYGRVPAGSVVVSGNLPSKDGRYSLYCAVIVKKVDEKTRGKVGINELLRTIDE, encoded by the coding sequence ATGCAGCATTTACAAGCGATCATTGAACAAGCGTTCGAAGAGCGAGCCAATATCACACCAAATACCGTATCAAGTTCGGTAAAGCAAGCCGTGCTAGATACCATAGCATTACTCGACAACGGAAAATTACGTGTCGCTGAAAAAATTGCTGGTGTTTGGGTTACCCACCAATGGCTGAAAAAAGCAGTTTTATTATCATTTCGCATTCAAGATAACCAAGTCATTGACGGTGCAGAAAGCCGTTATTTCGATAAAGTCCCGATGAAATTTGCAGATTATGACCAAGCTCGCTTCGAGAAAGAAGGCTTCCGAGTTGTTCCCCCTGCCGCGGTACGTAAAGGCGCTTATATTGCTAAAAATAGCGTATTAATGCCGTCATATGTCAACATTGGTGCCTACGTTGATGAGGGCTCGATGGTGGATACGTGGGCAACCGTTGGCTCATGTGCACAGATTGGTAAAAACGTGCATTTATCTGGTGGTGTAGGGATCGGTGGTGTACTCGAACCATTACAAGCCAACCCAACGATTATTGAAGACAATTGCTTTATTGGTGCTCGTTCTGAAGTCGTTGAAGGGGTAATTGTTGAAGAGGGTTCCGTCATTTCAATGGGCGTTTATTTGGGGCAAAGCACCAAAATCTATGACCGTGAAACGGGTGAAATCCATTATGGCCGAGTCCCTGCTGGCTCCGTAGTTGTTTCGGGTAATCTACCATCTAAAGATGGTCGTTATAGCCTGTATTGTGCAGTCATTGTCAAGAAAGTCGATGAAAAAACCCGCGGTAAAGTAGGCATTAATGAATTATTACGAACCATTGATGAATAG
- a CDS encoding DUF3461 family protein yields the protein MYDNLKSLGISNPQDIDRYTLRQEANNDILKIYFRKDKGEFFAKSVKFKYPRQRKTIADGNNNFKEINEINTNLRYAIEELDQICQTDQTDIDLKHKILDDLRHLEHVVSNKIAEIEADLEKLTRK from the coding sequence ATGTACGATAATTTGAAAAGTTTAGGCATCAGTAACCCTCAAGACATCGACCGCTACACCTTACGCCAAGAAGCGAATAATGACATTTTAAAAATATATTTTCGCAAAGATAAAGGTGAGTTTTTCGCTAAAAGTGTAAAATTCAAATACCCACGCCAGCGTAAAACTATTGCTGACGGTAATAATAATTTCAAAGAAATTAATGAAATTAACACTAACCTGCGTTATGCCATCGAAGAACTAGACCAAATTTGCCAAACAGATCAAACTGATATTGATTTAAAACACAAAATTCTTGATGACTTACGCCATCTTGAACACGTGGTTTCAAATAAGATCGCAGAAATTGAAGCGGATCTAGAAAAACTGACCCGTAAATAA
- a CDS encoding flavodoxin: MSKIGIFVGTVYGNSLAVAETAQEILEQLGHEVVVFDEPTLNDWQLYNSGNEIALIVTSSTGQGDLPDTIAPLYSEIKDVVGYQPDLRYGLIALGDSSYESFCGAGIRFDELLAEQSATRIGDILFIDAIEVDVPEEFAKPWVEAWAELL; this comes from the coding sequence ATGTCAAAAATAGGCATTTTTGTTGGAACTGTCTACGGTAACTCTTTAGCTGTTGCAGAAACAGCACAAGAAATTTTAGAGCAGCTAGGGCATGAAGTGGTTGTTTTTGATGAGCCCACCTTGAACGATTGGCAACTTTATAATTCAGGCAATGAAATTGCGCTTATTGTTACCTCGTCGACAGGGCAAGGAGATTTACCGGACACTATCGCTCCGTTATATAGTGAAATCAAAGATGTTGTCGGTTATCAACCTGACTTGCGTTATGGCTTAATTGCTTTAGGTGATAGCAGCTATGAAAGCTTTTGTGGGGCCGGTATTCGTTTTGATGAGTTGTTAGCTGAACAATCAGCGACCCGTATTGGTGATATTTTATTTATTGATGCAATTGAGGTGGATGTTCCTGAGGAGTTTGCTAAGCCTTGGGTTGAAGCGTGGGCAGAGCTGCTCTAA
- the truC gene encoding tRNA pseudouridine(65) synthase TruC, which yields MLEIIYHDEYMVAVNKPAGMLVHRSWLDSKETVFAMQTLRDQIGQYVYPIHRLDRPTSGILLFALSSEVARLLSAQFENHQLEKVYHAIVRGYLTEEQTIDYPLLEELDKIADKHASREPVLQECVTHCKPIATVECPIAIGRYETSRFSLVELKPETGRKHQLRRHMSHLRHPIIGDSKHGDLRQNRGVNTHFSVSRLMLHASVLNLNHPITKENISLVATWDTQWLSLIEQFGWSGKVEKLGINVINSSS from the coding sequence ATGCTGGAAATTATTTATCACGATGAGTATATGGTGGCTGTGAATAAGCCCGCGGGGATGCTAGTGCATCGCAGTTGGCTGGACAGTAAAGAAACCGTCTTTGCGATGCAAACATTACGTGACCAAATTGGCCAGTATGTTTATCCCATTCATCGCTTAGATAGGCCAACCTCAGGTATATTACTTTTTGCATTATCGAGTGAGGTTGCAAGGCTGTTGTCGGCTCAATTTGAAAACCATCAGTTAGAAAAAGTGTATCATGCCATTGTTCGTGGCTATTTAACTGAAGAGCAAACCATCGATTATCCGTTGTTAGAAGAGTTAGATAAAATTGCGGATAAGCATGCATCACGTGAGCCTGTTTTGCAGGAGTGTGTTACCCACTGTAAACCGATAGCAACAGTTGAATGTCCCATTGCGATTGGGCGATATGAAACATCAAGATTTAGTTTGGTTGAATTAAAACCTGAAACTGGTCGTAAACATCAATTGAGAAGGCATATGTCTCACCTTCGCCATCCTATTATTGGAGATAGCAAGCATGGCGACTTACGCCAAAATAGAGGCGTGAATACGCATTTTTCAGTATCGCGCTTGATGTTACATGCCAGCGTATTAAATTTAAACCATCCAATAACAAAAGAAAATATATCGTTGGTTGCCACATGGGATACACAATGGTTGTCATTAATTGAGCAATTTGGATGGTCAGGCAAAGTTGAAAAATTAGGGATAAACGTTATTAACTCATCAAGTTAA
- a CDS encoding YqcC family protein: MNIEQRIIEKLRHLEEEMKLKSLWREQPPLPDAFNSVEPFCIDTMEAIEWLQWILIPRLQMLIEQGATLPTNFAVAPYFEEAYKHDEEEQYTLIIDYLRELDGFFSTKTHG, translated from the coding sequence ATGAATATTGAACAACGTATCATTGAGAAGCTTCGTCACTTAGAAGAGGAAATGAAATTAAAATCTCTTTGGAGGGAGCAACCGCCTTTGCCAGACGCTTTTAATAGTGTAGAGCCTTTTTGTATTGACACGATGGAGGCGATAGAGTGGCTACAGTGGATTTTGATCCCCCGCCTGCAAATGTTAATTGAGCAAGGGGCGACGCTGCCAACTAACTTTGCGGTTGCTCCTTATTTTGAAGAAGCTTATAAGCATGATGAAGAAGAACAATACACCCTAATTATTGATTATTTGCGTGAATTAGATGGTTTTTTCTCAACAAAGACCCACGGGTAA
- a CDS encoding DUF535 family protein, with protein sequence MGRLKQWRKENKVWKALNSNYIELKRKIRISKLPSSQYQHYQFMCQNYRSAQFSSVIEGVPHFIERPINKYLHKNWNGKQKLLTASYTLNLIETTFKPEALEAMFCAKRQGLNVANIELKSGEFAQLTLIYSQYPREGDLTLHLRNETGDDIYLMSFSFGPEGQLYVCSLQGPSTEQSVDQVRLITKQMHGMRPKNLLMSAVYAVATFFQAKSILGISNQCHIKSQHLKSSYDTFWQECSATKTPDGWFQLPIQEPVRDIESVKSQRRAEFRRREALRDTMTQDIIASLTENSTRTMH encoded by the coding sequence ATGGGACGACTAAAACAGTGGCGCAAGGAAAATAAAGTCTGGAAAGCTTTAAACTCTAACTATATTGAATTAAAAAGAAAAATACGCATTTCAAAGCTACCTTCGTCACAATATCAGCATTATCAATTTATGTGTCAAAACTACCGTAGTGCTCAGTTTTCTTCCGTTATTGAAGGCGTTCCTCACTTCATTGAGCGCCCAATCAATAAATACCTACATAAAAATTGGAATGGAAAACAAAAATTATTAACTGCCAGCTACACGCTAAATTTAATTGAAACCACATTTAAACCTGAAGCGCTTGAAGCGATGTTTTGTGCTAAGCGCCAAGGGCTTAATGTAGCCAACATTGAATTAAAATCAGGAGAATTTGCTCAATTAACATTGATTTATTCTCAATATCCTCGGGAAGGTGATCTCACCTTACACTTGAGAAATGAAACGGGTGACGATATTTATTTAATGAGTTTTTCCTTTGGCCCTGAAGGACAATTGTATGTGTGCTCTTTACAAGGCCCTTCCACTGAACAAAGTGTCGACCAAGTTAGGTTGATAACTAAGCAGATGCACGGAATGAGACCGAAAAACTTATTAATGTCCGCGGTTTATGCAGTAGCAACCTTCTTTCAGGCCAAATCAATATTAGGGATTTCAAACCAGTGCCATATTAAGAGCCAGCATTTGAAATCAAGCTACGATACGTTTTGGCAAGAATGTAGTGCAACGAAAACACCTGATGGTTGGTTCCAATTACCCATTCAAGAACCAGTACGAGACATTGAGTCAGTGAAAAGCCAGCGTCGTGCTGAATTTCGCCGCCGAGAAGCACTACGCGATACCATGACCCAAGATATTATTGCCTCGTTAACCGAAAACTCAACTAGGACAATGCATTGA
- the syd gene encoding SecY-interacting protein — protein sequence MNTSHSVALQNFTHKYISQWHQQTGLPPASTDLYGVPSPCIVRTGENWVYWEPQPFPIKDANLDKVATALEINLQDDIHAFYTTQLAGDMKATFRDITLSLVQVWNEDDFIRLQENLIGHLVTQKRLKLSPTLFIATLESEIEMISMCNLTGEIILEKFGSQERRVLSSNLTSFLDELVVVIEPQG from the coding sequence ATGAATACATCACACTCTGTCGCTCTACAAAATTTTACTCACAAATATATTTCGCAGTGGCACCAACAAACGGGTTTACCTCCTGCCTCAACAGATCTCTATGGTGTTCCATCTCCATGTATTGTCCGTACAGGTGAAAACTGGGTTTATTGGGAGCCTCAGCCATTCCCAATAAAGGATGCGAACTTAGACAAAGTCGCGACAGCATTGGAAATCAATTTACAAGATGACATCCATGCTTTTTATACGACACAACTTGCTGGTGATATGAAAGCCACATTTCGAGATATTACGCTGAGTTTAGTGCAGGTATGGAATGAAGATGATTTCATCCGTTTGCAAGAAAATTTAATTGGCCATTTAGTCACTCAGAAGCGCTTAAAACTATCCCCCACGCTGTTCATTGCGACTTTAGAATCAGAGATTGAAATGATTTCAATGTGTAATCTCACGGGGGAAATTATATTAGAAAAATTTGGTAGTCAGGAAAGGCGTGTACTTTCTTCGAATTTAACAAGTTTTCTCGATGAACTAGTGGTTGTCATTGAACCTCAGGGGTAA
- the queF gene encoding NADPH-dependent 7-cyano-7-deazaguanine reductase QueF (Catalyzes the NADPH-dependent reduction of 7-cyano-7-deazaguanine (preQ0) to 7-aminomethyl-7-deazaguanine (preQ1) in queuosine biosynthesis), translating to MSHYQNNPALNNLTLGKKTTYHDRYDATLLQAVPRSLNRDPLAIHAKALPFHGADIWTMYELSWLNQRGVPQVAIGSVSVDANSENLIESKSFKLYLNSFNQTRFETWENVRSALQNDLSHCANGQVSVTLHKLAHFSHQPIQPLLGECIDEQEIDIDNYEFNRDYLANCTQQQVVDETLVSHLLKSNCLITNQPDWGSVQIHYRGPKIDREALLRYLVSFRHHNEFHEQCVERIFTDIMQLCKPEKLSVYARYTRRGGLDINPWRSNEEFKPELGRLSRQ from the coding sequence ATGTCACACTACCAGAATAATCCCGCACTTAATAATTTAACACTTGGGAAGAAAACGACGTACCATGACCGATATGATGCCACATTATTGCAAGCCGTCCCTCGTAGTTTAAATCGAGATCCTTTAGCCATTCACGCTAAGGCGCTTCCGTTTCACGGTGCCGATATTTGGACAATGTATGAGCTTTCATGGCTAAATCAGCGTGGTGTTCCTCAGGTAGCAATAGGTTCGGTTAGTGTTGATGCAAATAGCGAAAATTTAATTGAATCAAAAAGTTTTAAGCTTTATCTAAACAGTTTTAACCAAACACGTTTTGAAACTTGGGAAAATGTGCGAAGCGCTTTGCAAAATGATTTAAGCCACTGTGCTAATGGCCAAGTAAGCGTTACACTCCATAAATTAGCCCATTTTTCTCATCAACCTATCCAGCCATTACTTGGCGAATGTATTGATGAGCAAGAAATTGATATTGATAATTATGAGTTTAATCGAGACTATTTGGCGAATTGTACCCAGCAACAGGTTGTCGACGAAACGTTAGTAAGCCATTTATTAAAATCAAACTGCTTAATTACCAATCAACCTGACTGGGGCTCTGTGCAAATCCACTATCGTGGGCCAAAAATTGATCGCGAAGCTTTATTGCGTTATTTAGTTTCATTTCGTCATCATAATGAATTTCACGAACAGTGCGTTGAACGCATTTTCACTGACATTATGCAATTGTGTAAACCTGAAAAATTAAGTGTTTACGCACGCTATACTCGCCGTGGAGGGCTTGATATAAACCCATGGCGTAGTAATGAAGAATTTAAGCCTGAATTAGGTCGTTTATCACGGCAATAA
- the ppnN gene encoding nucleotide 5'-monophosphate nucleosidase PpnN — translation MITHISPLGSMDLLSQLEVDMLKRTASSDLYQLFRNCSLAVLHSGSLTDSSKELLEKSKDFDINVLRRERGVKLELIEPPEKAFVDGKIIRTLQANLFAVLRDILFVHAQITHAKERFNLDLENGTHITNMIFSILRNARALHIDEDPSMIVCWGGHSINEIEYLYGRKVGNELGLRELNICTGCGPGAMEAPMKGAAVGHAQQQYKNSRFIGLTEPSIIAAEPPNPLVNELIIMPDIEKRLEAFVRLGHGIIIFPGGVGTAEELLYLLGILMDPANSEQVLPLILTGPKESAEYFEVLDDFIRHTLGDEASKHYQIIIDDAPEVARVMKRSMPQVKENRRSTGDAYSFNWSIKIAHDLQHPFEPTHENMASLNLHPGQAPEKLASDLRRAFSGIVAGNVKEVGMKAIEKHGPFKIHGDSELMKRMDVLLQGFVEQHRMKLPGGTAYEPCYEIVK, via the coding sequence TTGATTACTCACATCAGTCCATTAGGATCTATGGATCTACTCTCTCAACTTGAAGTTGATATGCTAAAACGCACGGCCAGTAGCGATTTGTACCAATTATTTAGGAATTGCTCTTTAGCCGTTTTGCATTCAGGCAGCTTAACCGATAGCAGTAAAGAGCTTTTAGAAAAAAGTAAAGATTTTGATATCAACGTATTACGTCGTGAGCGCGGCGTTAAGCTCGAACTTATCGAGCCACCAGAAAAAGCCTTCGTTGATGGTAAAATCATCCGCACCTTACAAGCAAACCTGTTTGCCGTATTACGTGACATTTTATTCGTACATGCGCAAATTACACATGCCAAAGAGCGATTTAATCTAGACCTCGAAAATGGCACCCACATCACCAACATGATTTTCTCCATCTTGCGTAATGCTCGCGCACTGCACATTGATGAAGACCCAAGTATGATTGTTTGCTGGGGTGGCCACTCAATTAATGAAATTGAATACCTATATGGTCGTAAGGTCGGTAACGAACTTGGCTTACGTGAACTCAATATCTGTACAGGTTGTGGTCCCGGAGCTATGGAAGCACCAATGAAAGGTGCTGCTGTTGGCCATGCCCAACAACAATACAAAAATAGCCGTTTTATCGGCTTAACTGAACCTTCAATTATTGCGGCTGAGCCACCAAACCCATTAGTGAACGAGCTCATCATTATGCCTGATATCGAAAAACGTTTAGAGGCATTCGTTCGATTAGGTCATGGGATTATTATCTTCCCTGGCGGTGTCGGTACAGCTGAAGAGTTGCTTTATTTACTTGGTATCTTGATGGATCCAGCTAACAGTGAACAAGTTCTGCCATTGATTTTAACGGGTCCAAAAGAAAGTGCTGAATACTTTGAAGTATTAGACGATTTTATTCGTCACACTTTAGGTGATGAAGCCAGCAAGCATTACCAAATTATTATTGATGATGCTCCAGAAGTTGCTCGTGTGATGAAACGTAGCATGCCACAAGTTAAAGAAAATCGCCGTAGCACTGGTGATGCCTATAGCTTCAACTGGTCGATCAAAATTGCTCACGATTTACAGCATCCATTCGAACCAACGCATGAAAATATGGCGTCACTGAACCTACACCCAGGACAAGCACCTGAAAAATTGGCTTCAGATTTACGTCGTGCTTTCTCCGGTATTGTCGCTGGTAACGTGAAAGAAGTTGGTATGAAAGCCATCGAAAAACATGGCCCATTCAAAATTCACGGTGATAGTGAGCTAATGAAGCGTATGGATGTGTTATTACAAGGCTTCGTTGAACAACATCGTATGAAATTACCGGGTGGTACTGCATACGAACCTTGCTATGAAATCGTGAAATAA
- the xni gene encoding flap endonuclease Xni, with the protein MIHLLIIDALNLIRRIHAVQGSPCGETCLSAIAQLITHTEATHIVAVFDEEGRHQSWRHERLPDYKAGRQPMPEDLHAELPALIALFKEKGIHCWQSEGDEADDLAATLATRIAGSGHTVTIVSTDKGYCQLLSPNLRIRDYFQKRWLDIPFIEKEFGVSPEQLPDYWGLAGISSSKVPGVAGIGPKSATTLLQQYHSIENIFANLDKLEEKWQKKLINQQEMALICRDIATLRTDIALQGNLNQLRYRTN; encoded by the coding sequence ATGATCCATTTATTAATTATTGATGCATTAAACTTAATACGCCGGATCCACGCGGTGCAAGGAAGCCCATGTGGAGAAACTTGTTTATCTGCAATAGCGCAGTTGATCACCCATACAGAGGCCACACACATTGTCGCTGTGTTTGATGAAGAAGGACGTCATCAAAGCTGGCGCCATGAAAGACTGCCTGATTATAAAGCTGGCCGACAACCTATGCCTGAAGATTTGCATGCCGAACTCCCTGCATTAATCGCTTTATTTAAAGAAAAAGGGATTCACTGCTGGCAGTCTGAAGGGGATGAAGCTGATGACTTAGCCGCAACCTTAGCAACACGCATTGCGGGCTCTGGTCATACGGTTACCATCGTGTCCACAGATAAAGGTTATTGCCAACTCCTTTCTCCTAACTTAAGAATTCGTGACTATTTTCAAAAACGCTGGCTTGATATCCCCTTTATCGAGAAGGAATTTGGTGTTTCTCCTGAGCAACTTCCTGATTATTGGGGACTCGCAGGGATCAGTAGCAGTAAGGTTCCTGGGGTTGCAGGTATTGGCCCCAAAAGTGCCACAACCTTATTGCAGCAATACCATTCTATTGAAAATATATTTGCTAATTTAGATAAACTTGAAGAAAAGTGGCAGAAAAAACTCATCAATCAACAGGAAATGGCATTGATTTGTCGAGATATTGCAACTTTAAGAACCGATATCGCGTTACAAGGAAATTTGAATCAGCTACGTTATAGAACCAACTAA